The nucleotide sequence AAACATTCAACAAAAGATGCACATGAAAAATTAACTGTTCAGATACCTTTGCAACTTAAAATTCAGATGCATGTTATTCAATAGAGCTGCTGTATGTGAAAAACCAAACGTAGTATTAATTTCTTCTTGTAAACAAATTCTAGTGCAGTTCTGTGCCACACATTTTTAGCAATGAGAGTAATGCAGACATCTTCTGGTGCAGGCCAGCACAATAAGCTTCAAAGATTATCTCAAGACCCTGTTGTTGGCTTGATGGTTTTACTTATAACAAGTTGCAATGTTTACCTTTCACAGAATGTCTTATTTGACAGCATTTAGAAGACCAAATTAAACCAGGCTTACATATGGCACCATATGGCACCAAATATTTGTTTCACTGGAAGGAAGATAGGTCTGATCCTCTTTACAGCTTTCTTCCTGCTTCCAAAGAACATGTGTAAATTAAGAGGGTGAAGTTTAACTATATATGGTAGAAGTAGACTGCCAGTCCTTTTCTGGTgtaccattttttgaaaaaaatacaggcaCATAACACTAGCCAAAGATTATACCTCGATTACATTCCCAAAAGGCAGATATGCTGCAAACATGCAGAGATTTCTTTTATCTTGTTTGGCACATGGGAACTAAATTTTGTCCCTATTATCTGTGTATTTTACTTCGCTGTGCAGATTTTCATCCAATTTTATTCAGGGGAGGGCATATACATTTTGTAGGGCTGTATCTATCCAATTCTGCCTGTAACAAACACCCAAACACCCTAAAATATCAATTATAAGACAGACAAGTGTAAAGTAAAACTCTGGAGAACATCAAAGGAAAATGGCCATGCATCTGCTCTTTAATGTTTTCCTAcgatatattaaaataaaaacaaagttttcagTCTCTTCACAAGTAGTAATTTATATTCTCTGGATTTTTTCAGCCACAACAACTGgattctcttttctgatttttgctgCAGCTTCTGCTTTGTAATCATATGGACAGTTGTGCTTGTCAGAGTAACGGTGAAGTCCACAAAATAAATTTCCACATCGGCAGTCAAACCCTGTACAAAACAAGAGGAAGCAGttacttgggaagttgaggcaagtaaaaggaaaaaaacagcctTAGTCACTACACAAAAGGAACCAGATTGCTTTGCAATGATGAAAAGACAGCCAACTCTTGATAAGAGTCTATCACTTTAAATTGTGAAAGAGTTTTTAACCTCCTTTGACATGGTTAAGAGATTCAAATAACTATGCTTAGTCGTCCTTTCCAAGGGCAATAGGGACTCTGTGAAGGGAAGTGCTTGGCAAGCCAAACTGCATGGAGAAAACAAATGGGCTACCTTCCAGCTAATTCTTCCAGCAATTCTGGATAGGCTAGAATTTACACAGGCTTAAGTCAGGCTGAGCTGGATTCAAAACCAGGTCCTACACCACGTTAACTGGGTAATGTTTCTTCAAGTGATAACTGAGGAAAGAACCATAAAGTTCTGAGATTTAAAGGAACTAAGTAAAAAGTACCTAGAACATTTTATGCCTAGCTCAAAGTAGGTGTTTACTGTTATTAGTTCATCTATACCTTTTCCCtaaatgtacaaagaaaataatcaaaaaaggATGCATTTTAATCTAATAAAAGATAATTCAGAGGGCCTTAAGTTAATAAAAGGTTTTTCATATTAGAGAGACAGATGGAAATGGAAATTGAACCCATCTTCTtgctaccctaacactacctcccCACCTTTCTTAGCccatttgttttccaaatgtgtatttttttgtgtgtaagaCCAACTAGTCCCATTGTTTCACGTGTTCCGTCATACCTGTAAGACCAACTTTCTTCCTACACATGAAACATCTATTCTTCTTTGGTTTGGGCAACTCAGGagctttttcttcattctgagaAGTACTGGGCTGAGAAACTGATGGACTGGGCTGAGTGACAACTGAAAAACAAGGATAAAAATGAGATTTGTTAAGAGTTCACTGGCTGACAATTATCTAAATCAAAAGATGATGCTTCTTAGTGAGAATGTTCAAGaagcttttcttaaaaatatgaactttaaataaatagaatcTTCCCTTTTTAACATCAGAACTTTCAAATCTGAGAATTTTCTGCCAATCACCATACCACTACTTGGTCCACTAAATTTTATGAAAGGATCATTTTAAGAAATTCCTTTAAACTCACTCTTAACATCAAGTACTGAAGAACAAAATTCTAATACTATGTTTCAAACAGTTGGGAGATGTTGATCATATGCTCAGTTTTTCTACATTTCAATTTTCTAAATGCAAACTCCTCAATTAGGGCAGTTCAAATTCTACTTCTCAGTAAAGTGGCCAACCTCTGAGGCACTTGGCTataaaagtcattttgattttatgCTTATAGAAGAGATCCTGTAGATGTAACTAGCAAATTTTGACAAATAAAAGCGAAACCATTAATCCCTAAAATCAACTTCAGATTCAAAAACTTCAAGATaatcattttgtcattttcacagttgcattccatttttatatgtagaaaaatcacaaagtttttttaaactttctttttaaagattagcAACCAGTCTTTAGGATGTACTTGTCAAGTTTTGATTTCAGACCATTAAGGATTCCACAGGCAGAATAAATTCTTGAAAGTACCTTTACTTTAAGACAGTTACATAAAATGGGCACCAAATTGGACAGAGATAAGACCTACAAAAAGTCTCACCTTTCTTCTACCTAAAAGGGCTTTAACTTTTAACTTATACATGACATCAGTAGAATGttacaatgaataaaaaatagattaCTGTATTAAAGCCTACTTTACTATTCATAGTTCCTTAAAATACCAAAATTCACttctacttatataaaattcAGCACCTAGAACACTCTCTTAAGATTTTTTAGTATTAATCCAAACCTCAAGAATAGCAAATTTATGCATGGATTGCTGAAATTACTGCCTAAACGCCAGAACCAATGCTACTGGCATATATCCAAGCTCCTAGAGTAAGCTGATTGGTTTAGTGACAAATTATTCTAAAACTCTGCTGAAATTTATAATTCATCTGCATTAGCTTATCCACTGGGATCAATAGCCCAATATTAGACTAACAGAACAATATTCCACCTACTACTTATTCCTAATAAGCTATTATGACAACCTTAATTTTTCCTGATGGCATGAGGGTAAACCATAATCTACAGGAATAGTTGAGGATGGGGGCAGAATCAACCATTTCGTTGGCCACACCTGAAAAATGAATAGTGGTCCCTGAGACATACAAAGAAAggggaaataagagaaaagtgatacagaaaaagcaaataGCAGTGACCCACAGAATGCTTACTAAGTAATGATAAATGCAGACTCGCTATATAGCTCTAATGTTAGCCAATACTGTTTTTTTTCCAGGGTtagtaatttagtttttttttaaaaaaaaaaaaacataaacaaaggCATCACAAACATACTAATTTGGTCAGGTTTTTTTTgaagaatgaaatatttcaaaataccagATATAAACAGATTCACCTGCCAAACTTAAGAATTTGATGGTAACTTTATAAGATTCATACAGTACACATAAAGTTGGCTGTGGTATTAGCAAAAGCATGCCTTCAAACCAGTCTGCACAACCACCAGATactattttttcagaataaagcTATGTATTGCATTAAATCACTCtaccaaaaaagaacaaattgggagaatAAACTGTGCACTGTGTAAAATGCATAGAACCTTTTTCTAGGACCTAGCATGGGTACTTCAAACAAGCCAGTCCTCCTGCAACATTATGGCACTTCCGGTGGTGCTATAGAAGCACAGCCTCAAAGTCACTATCTCATGAAAACCAAAATGACTTCCCATTTGAGTTTTAAACTCCCACAAAATGATAGGGATCCTGCACTTCAACTTTTAGTGTTCAATATATTGTTTAACTTGAAAGTTTCCTACAACACTGACGATATCAAAACTGAATAGTTACTGcttttgattataaatttttctttatggccTTGAAATTTAAGTTCGTAACATTCCTCACTGCAGGCatgagtagaagaaaaaaaaagtttataacaCATCCAGCCTCTAGATTACAAAGTTTGCTGATTTAAATAAAGGTTATGGAAGTAGATGGGATAGGCAGAGAAGAGAGTAAAGAATGtgactattttacattttaagataCTTTAAAGACAGCCCTTTGCTTGGCCTGGTGCTTTACAGCTCTCCCTCCTCTTTGGTCCTTCAatgggaaggaaggaatcctcccaccaACTCCTTCTCATGCTACCGAATTCAGAACTGAACTAGTATTAAACAAAAAGCATACCTGGCTCTGACACCTCTGTTTTCGGGGTAGTTATTTTGTCCTCTCTTGAAATGCTCATTTCTGTCATTTGCTGAGTTACAGGCAAGGCAGCCACAGGCACATTTCTATTTGAGTTCAAgcaaacagttatttttaaagatgttaagGGTACTTCTCTTTGAGATAATGAGTAAGTTTTCAATTTAactttaaattatgtattttttccaaCATGGTCAAATGGAGATAGAtaacctaaaattttaaaaaggatgttATAGGATACCCAGAACAAATGATTGAGAATAAAGAAAGTAATTTGATAAATGGTTCATCAACTCAAGGCTGCATCATTTGTATAGGTTACAATATTCTACTATACCAACTAGGAATTTTTAGCTGTGCCTGTAACCTGGTTAAGGGCAAAAGGGGCAGCTTTGCCAAAACACCTTCTGTGGCACTATAATACAGTCTATTGTCTCTCAATCCCTAAATctcaattacaaataaaaacagcacAGCATTTCCAACACAGTACCCTTGAGGGCGTTAAGGAATACACTGTAATAT is from Lemur catta isolate mLemCat1 chromosome 10, mLemCat1.pri, whole genome shotgun sequence and encodes:
- the ZFAND5 gene encoding AN1-type zinc finger protein 5; the protein is MAQETNQTPGPMLCSTGCGFYGNPRTNGMCSVCYKEHLQRQQNSGRMSPMGTASGSNSPTSDSASVQRADTSLNNCEGAAGSTSEKSRNVPVAALPVTQQMTEMSISREDKITTPKTEVSEPVVTQPSPSVSQPSTSQNEEKAPELPKPKKNRCFMCRKKVGLTGFDCRCGNLFCGLHRYSDKHNCPYDYKAEAAAKIRKENPVVVAEKIQRI